The genome window TAGAGACGCGTACCGAGCATAGTGAAGAATGTTGAACTGACACACTCCAAAACAGGTCATGCAAGTCAACCTCAACTCCGTCTTCACAATCACCCGTGACGTAGGAGCCCACATGCTCAACCTCGCCCCGCACCCGACAACCGGCCGCAAAGGCTCCGTCATCAACTACGCCTCCCTCCTCACCTTCCAAGGCGGCTTCACCGTGCCCGCCTACGCCGCGTCCAAGGGCGCCGTCGGCCAGCTGACAAAGTCCTTCGCCAACGAGTGGACGGCCAAGGGCATCACCGTCAACGCCATCGCGCCGGGGTACATTGAGACGGAGATGAACACGGCGCTGTTGAACGATAAGGAGCGCCTCGCTAGCATCAGCGCGAGAATCCCCGCGGGACGTTGGGGTACGCCTGAGGATTTCAAGGGCACGTCGGTGTACCTTGCGAGTCGGGCGAGTGGGTATGTGAGTGGGCATGTTTTGGTTGTTGATGGTGGCTGGATGGGTCGGTAAAGAGAGGGTTTTGGGAGACGAAAGGATTCGGGAGAGAAGTGCTTCACCGGCAGAAACTTAGACGAAAATAATGAGAAAGAACGACTATTCAAAGTTACGTTGCAGGGACATCGTCACGAAACAAGTACACCAAATCTCATGAGCCATACTACATTACTACAGCTAACATGGATACTGCATTACAACAACGAAGCCTAGATCTTGCTAGACATGACGCTCTCCATCCATGGGTACACCGACCCGTTAGCCATGGGGTATCCCATATGCAATGCCCCCGAGAAGAACCTGGCCTCCTTGGGCGTGCCGTACTCGAACAGCATCATAGAGTCCTCTATAGGCATCAATCCGTCCAGAGTACCCTACATCGGCGTGTCAGTCACTTCGCCCATGCGAGAAAAAACAGAGCCGTTGGACTTACGTTAATCAACAGCAGCCGCGTCGAGGGCTTCTCAATGATACCAGTCTCCAACAGCGAAAACTTCTTCTGCACGCCCGCCTTGTATTCCTCCACGGACTTGTAACCATGTTTCATGGCCATGGCGGGCGTTAAACTACAAGTTGCATTAGCGATATGATCTCCTGGCAGCCCTGGACAGACTTCACTCACAGGAACGGATACTCGTGACCATCGGCCTTCTCCAGCCACTCGGGGTCAAAGAAGTAATGGCACCCAGCACCCTGCGCAATCGACCCGATCAAGCGCTCGCGGTGGGTATGCGCGATGCGAATGGCATAGTACCCTCCCGAGCTGAGACCCCAAACCATGACCCGGCTCGTGTCGAACCGGCCGTCCGCCGCAATCCAGTCGAGCACGCTGCTCCACAGCCGATCGGGGCTTTCGGGATCGGCCGAGTCGGCAGGGCAGTCGGCCGTG of Colletotrichum lupini chromosome 8, complete sequence contains these proteins:
- a CDS encoding 2-deoxy-D-gluconate 3-dehydrogenase is translated as MASSFFSLEGQTALVTGGTRGIGAAVAVGLAEAGADILLVQRDESSQSTKQAIEKLGRKATIYTADLSSQESVAALVPKVLKDGHEIRILVNCAGIQKRHPCEKFPDEDFNAVMQVNLNSVFTITRDVGAHMLNLAPHPTTGRKGSVINYASLLTFQGGFTVPAYAASKGAVGQLTKSFANEWTAKGITVNAIAPGYIETEMNTALLNDKERLASISARIPAGRWGTPEDFKGTSVYLASRASG